The Metarhizium brunneum chromosome 5, complete sequence sequence ctgttccaaaggcctttttgatagctttttcgaattcatcgtaactttcgaaaatggtgttggtttcttcttcgcggtcgtctttttctttgttaaggtagtccctcataatgggttcaaaccatgcgagtgccactcccgtcatacaccctcctgcgtgcagtaccttggcagaggattcttccattttggtcgggaattgtcggtggtaagccctgagttgagtgaggaatccttgaagcgcacccggggatccgtcgtacggtcctggtgccctgggtctaaggatttctcccaagtcctttttaattgtggccgcagtcgtggcttgttcctgccgttcttcttccatctgttggacccgttcccgaaggcgtatgatctcagcaagcatgtcgtgagcagagatggtggttggtccctctcgggtttcattggatccagatgcggtggtagtctcgcgtggtgccatgttgacagttatcaggtattgctcagagtgacgcggtagtagtctgaacaagagctttcaacgtgtaacggctaaggttcccaagggataaactagtcgtagtttatgttggcagagccactagggcagtcaatctgagcagttgggtgttacgttggtaataggtcgtagaccgtaaccaagtgatcagagtcaaagagttgtaagcgaggcttattcaatgtaatgatctgtgttgaaagctaaggagctagaggctatctatgaagcgaatttgggggtccctatatactacggttgctagttatcgcggaggtgagcatcctcgatgctcacttccaaacactggtgagcgttgtgcatgctcacttataataactgagcgtccttcccattggtcctgtcgtgccgaccaatgttccgtggcccgtcatgcctgtgccgcccggcggctccatgcagccggcccaacctgcagcctacgtgctgggtcgtaacactGAATTATTTGTCGTGCGTGACCTGATAGGGTAGTTTATAGCAGGGGGTAATATGctaattatagcttatatattttaagaaattaaatattaagaaaattttatataaagctttttttaattaattatgATTTTTTATTAGGTCTtgtatataaaataatttaagggTTAACCTGTATAGTCTAACCCTTGTATAATTAACTACCTGTAACCTAATAAGGTTAATAAAGTAGGGTCCGCTAgctatattaataatttatttgctaataataagtagctattaagtaatatagtagggattaataaaagtatattaattatcGTATTTTATCCCTTGaaatttaagtatttatttccCCCACCTTTTCACTTCTTATTAGCTGCCTACCCCCTGAGGTCACGGACAGTTACATGTAGCGAGTCAATACATGCCGGCAGGCGCAACAAGCACGGACCATACATGTAGCGCATAAAACAACATGACAAGGGGTACCCTAGCTTCGTGACATACTCACACCGCTGAAACAATCTTGTATTGGGGGAAGGTTTTTGAATGCATGATGGCGCAATTTCACACATGCAGGCTGAAACGGTATTGGTACATGTAGTGCTAGTACATTGTTAGATATAGCCTGTCCGGCTTCGAAGCAGCAAGCTACTTTAAAATTTCCACTTTCTGTGAGTTTATATAGTTCATATTCCCAGTTGATTCCATGTTCCCTGCTCTGTTTCTTTGAGAATTATGCCTTGATCCCAGCAGCAATCGCTATATCCGTCCGAAGGGCATAAACCGCCGCATTGTATAACTCGTGTTGCCAAGAAGATAAACCCCGAATTACACATCTCGCAATGGGTACTCCGCGAAACCTGTTAGTAGGTTATGTATACCTTATTTCTCCGTCATGGGAAATGCCTCTAATGGTCCTTCAGATGCTCTCCCGGCCAACCTTTACCATGCGATGTGGTCGTATGCCCGTTTTGGTCATTGCGTTAGTCGCCTTCCATCTGTACTTGATCAGAGCCTGGCTCGAGAATCAGAATTGGGAGTATGGTGGTGTCGCGTCGAGCGCCCTCCTGGACGTGTCTGAGGCGGCGCAGAACGAGACTCTCGGTTTTGAGAAAATTTATTACATCAGCCTGCCTCAGTATGACACCGAAATTATCTTGGGACTAACAGTTTCAACAATAGCTAACTTGGCATGTCTACGTAGTCGGACTGATCGTCAGGATATGATGACTCTGCTCGCCGCATCTACAAACATCAAGCTAGCCCTTCAACCAGGAGTATTTGACCCCGCCCAGAAATCATTAGCAAATTCCCATATTCCAATTATTGCTGGGATTTCTAACTTGTGGGCGATAGGTAAATGGATCCAACGTCAACGACAAGGCGAAACCGAAAGGGAGTGAGAGTCTAAGACCTGAACAATTGGGATGCTGGCGTAGCCATGCAGACATTTGGCAGAGAATCATTAATGAAAATATACAAACAGCTATTGTCTTGGAAGACGATGCGGATTGGGATGTCGAGGTCCACGACATATTTCAGACATTAAGTGTGCAAATGAGGAAAGGCGAACTGAGAAAATGGAAAGCTACAAAGTACGAGGCTAATCACGCCCCTTATGGTAAATAACAGTTCCCACTCCCGCTCAGCTCTGGCCTATCTCTGAGTAGACTTTGATACTGACAGTAGTGGTTTCCAGGCCTAGACTGGGACCTTTTATACATCGGCACCTGCTGGGACATTCCCAATGGAGAAAATCGCCCGAAGCATCAAGTGTATAACGATCGGTTTTCTCCAAGTTCAACCGAGTATGTATATCTCTTACTCTGTACATGTCGAGCGCTCGTTGAGACTCGGCATGGAAATCGCATTATCGATATCGTCAACATTTGGGAGACTAAAATTTGTAGAATGACCGATTCCTTCCGTAAGGAACTAGAAGACTGGGGAGTTGACCTCGCGAATAACACCCGAGTTCGAGTTTTGGCGCCGTCCTGGTATTCCGTGTGCACTATTGGCTATGCATTAACCAACCGAGGAGCCCAGAAGCTGCTGTATACGATAGGAAACAGGGAAAGTATGGGAGCACCTATCGATCTGGCCATGATAGACAAGGTGCAAAAAGGATACCTGGACGCTCTTACTGTAATACCACCATTGGTGACACCATGGAAGACTGGGAGGGTTTCAGATAGCGATATTGATAATCTCGCTGAGCGGAAAGGAGAACTTCCCTCTGGTAGCGAGAATTTGCAAAACAGTGCGCGGAAGGCCATGGAGAACTCTCTGCTCGGCGGCCAAGGAGACTAAACCAGGAGGGCAGGAGTGAAAGTCTGATTATCCCGGGACACCGGTTAATATAATGCTTGTAATGCATTGGTTCCAGAAATGTGCAGGACAGTGGTAGGCTCGGGCATTTCATGGTAGTCTTGCCACGCTTTCTCGAACTTATTCAAGATTCTATTATTGTCATATATTGAGATGCTTTCTTGCATTTGTTTCTCCACCGCCACTTTACCCGTCTTGTGTCAATTGGTGGCCAACGGTACTTGCAGTCAGGGGTCAATGGTGGAATGAGCAACTGAGCTTTGCAGCGCTGAGGTCATTATTGGCATTTCCGGCAGGTTTGCCGGCAGCAGCATATATGCTATTGTTCAATTTGGTGGAAACTATATGAGGGAATTGCGTTGACGGACAGAATTACGACATTGATCATATTTGCAGCCAGACTCTATGTCGCATTGCAAAATTTCACGCGAACCCCGGCCTTTCCACCTTGGTTGTCAAGATTTAACCTGGTCCCACCGGGCCATACCAGACTTGAAGGTCGAGCACTTTATGGGGTGCCAAGCCCAAGGGTCAGTAACCAATCGGACGATAACAGGTAAATGGTGCTTTTATTTACctataaattaagtaaaattaattatattaataaccttATTAGGTATAAgtagttatattatattaattacaCTATTGTACTCCTACTTAGTAGTATTGGCTTTGTTCTGTCACGGTCTGTGGGGCAGCGGGCCCCCCATCAGGTGCTTGGCTTTTAAAGAGATAGTGTGACCAGTTAATAGCTTTCAGGACCTGTCAATCCTTGAGTCGCTAATCAGTTGCCGATGGTCGGATCTCTCCAAGAGAAGATGCGTCTGGTAGATGCAATCGACAGACCCGCCAACCGCTAGGGATTTGATGGACTTGGTAGCCATGACTTGTTTCGTGAAATTAAAGCAGCAGAGTGGAAACATACAATGTCTTTGTCGGGTGCGCAAGCTTTCGCGGCGTAGTgaacttttatttattttattcgACATCACTAAGAGCAGTCGCAGCTAATACTTGATTCACCTGATCACGGGAAGATAATTGTGGTAAGCTGTTGAGCAGACCGTCGTGCCAAAGGGCCAGCGAGACAACGACAGGCGCCCACCCTAGACCAGCCAATAAATGCACATGCACGTTGACGCCACAAAGTCAATACAGGGCCACAGCTGCCAAGCAACGTCTGGCGTGACAATGACCAAGTTGCATAAAGAACCACAGTAGTAAATTATAGGGGGGGTGTCGGACCGTACGGGTACGGTACAGGGGGCTGTTGAACGGTACAGGGGGCTGTTGAACGGTACAGGGGGCTGTTGAACGGTGCGGGCAGCTATTGAACGGTGCAGAAAGCTGTTAAACGGTGTAAAAAGCTGCTGATGGTACAGAAAGCTGCTGATGGTATAGGAAGCTACTGGACGGTATAGGCACGgtctaattaatataaaggaCTTATATATgaaaattacttattaattaatataaatgTGTGTAATATACTATAGTggtaattttataatttcttataattacccTTTTAATTAACTGTAGCTTATGAGGCTGTTaaccttttttcttttcttctttcctttcttctttccttttttttttctttttttttttacctttttttaaTTAGTTAAAATCATATAAAGACCTACTTTTCTGGACTGTCTAGCACTTTTTGGACCGTCCGTTGGGCGGCCCGAAATTCCTGTACGGTTCAACACAGCCTGTACGGTCCGACACCCCCCCTATAATTTACCACTGCAATCTATCTGACTCGGTCTCGTCGCACCAATACAAGCAACACGCACCGAGTCATTCCCGCCGCAGCGCCATCACAAGGCAGTGCTCGGCGTGATTTAGTTGTTCATGCATGTACACACGCCGACGGCGCCTGCCGCTTAATGCCAATACTAATTGACATCAAATTTGTAAGCACAAGTCGTCTATGCCAGGTCCGAGGCTACAGACAAGCCCCAGAAGATATGTTGCTCGAAAAGCATACAATGTCAAACGagttttatataagctatttatagTCAagttataaagctaaaaatataaaggcAGTAGTGGGGCCCTATAGGGACCTGTACATAGCGACGCGGGCACCGTGTGGGCACCGTAACAGAGGTGCCGGGGGGGGTGCCAAAGGTGCCAAAAGTACCAGTGAATGTACCTAAAAAGTTTTAGAGAAAATTGAAGTGACATGAAGTTATATGTACTGCTCCGATTTGGCACTGGATAGAACCAATCCATCCAGACCTTTGTTCCCTCGAGCTTCCAACTCTAGGGAGCACGGATACTCTGCGATAGTCGTCGTCTAAGCGCGGGGTCGCTGGGTGAAAGCCGCACGACGCTTTGCGCACCGGCCTGAGGGTCTTGGACTTGTCCATCTGACCAGTCTCGGGAATAGCAGGACCCTGGAACTCGGGGTACTGTTCCAAGACAATTTCAATTGCCTTGTttttggcggcatcatcgATGGGCCCTGCACCTGTCGCATTGTTTGTGTCAGAGGCCAGCCGCGAGATCATAACGCACGGGCTATATAAGGCCAGCCAGCAGGTTTTcattaaactttattttgCATAAGCAATTTGGAAGCCTTGTCGTCAGATGTAGGCGTGGATGGGCCGGCCGCGATAATGTCCTCGACCGAAGCTACTACTGGGCAGGCATCGCAtttgccatcgccaaccagGGACATGATGTCTTGATTGCGGTCGGCATTAACGACGCCCCTCTCTTTGATGCTGACGTACTGCCAAAAGGTGAAACTGCGCTCGAACTTGATGACACCCTTGCTCGTCTTATACACGGTTGCCGTCTTATTTTCACCTGGGATGGATGCAATCTCCTGTTTGAAGTAGCCGATAGGATCCTGAGCCTCGACGGGGGACTCAGGCACGGCAGCCGGCTCCGTGACCTATTCATCCGCAATATCGCTGGGGCATGCTTCCGTCTCGCCCTTGTCGCAATCCG is a genomic window containing:
- the colgalt1 gene encoding Procollagen galactosyltransferase 1 encodes the protein MGTPRNLLMLSRPTFTMRCGRMPVLVIALVAFHLYLIRAWLENQNWEYGGVASSALLDVSEAAQNETLGFEKIYYISLPHRTDRQDMMTLLAASTNIKLALQPGVNGSNVNDKAKPKGSESLRPEQLGCWRSHADIWQRIINENIQTAIVLEDDADWDVEVHDIFQTLSVQMRKGELRKWKATKYEANHAPYGLDWDLLYIGTCWDIPNGENRPKHQVYNDRFSPSSTEMTDSFRKELEDWGVDLANNTRVRVLAPSWYSVCTIGYALTNRGAQKLLYTIGNRESMGAPIDLAMIDKVQKGYLDALTVIPPLVTPWKTGRVSDSDIDNLAERKGELPSGSENLQNSARKAMENSLLGGQGD